The nucleotide sequence GGATGAGGAAAATATGATTCTTCCATCCACAGGCACGCACTGTCCCAGCTGCTCTAGGATTAAGCAGCTAACCAGAAACAGCAGGTGCAGGGCCGGACGCTACAGCCAAGCCCCATTTCCAGGAACCAGAGTTAAGCCACAGcgattattattttatttttaaggtgttACGTCACTTTTACTAAGTGCTCTGACAGTAGTACGTTCTTGGAGCAACAAGGATGAGGATAGTAAGGatcataaaacaaaagcaaagcgGCAAAGAGCACCCCTATTTATCTGTTCATTGCCACATGACATGTAAGGCCATGGCCATTTTGCTCCTTCAACTCAAAGGAAAATCTAGCAACTTCTCAAAAGGCAAACACTCTCCTGGATACTTCAAGATGGTTATGACAACATACCTGCATTTAAGAAGCCAACTCTTCCTGATAAAGCCAGTTCCATGGAACCCAGTTTCCAGACCACCCCTCTAAAGAGTCCTACAACTACCACACTTCTGTGACTGGATCACCTACCCCAAATGAAGCTGGTTTGCTGCAAAAATGAAATCCCATTAACAGCAACCAAGATATTCTGACCTGCTGTAGGTAACTGTAGGGAGTAGAAGTACACatttttggattttcttttctctgctacCAGAACTTAAAGCGATCTTCACAATTTACGTCCAAGATTAAGCCATGGCATCCTCTGGTCAGTGCAGTCAACCTTCTCTTGCAGCAACAGGCAACCTGTGTTGTATTTAGAAGAGACCTTGTAAGTGCTGTTGACCCCAAGCCAAAATGAAGAAGCCCTTCCCTGTGAGCCCACTGAGGACACAACAGCAGACTCTTGCTAGACTGTAGCCTCTTAGGTGGTATCAAGGGCTCAAGTAGCAAAATACCTACTGCAGCTGGGAAGATAATTTGGGATTGCACCGATGGCGCTAAGCATTGACCACCTACGTGTAAGTTGTTCTTGACAATTTCAAACACATGAACTGCTTCCAGATTACATCTGAAAGCATTACCTCTGCCTGAAGATCTGACCAAAGGAACTTAAGCATTAGTGCAGAACCACCTTCACTGGGAAAGCTCTGTAAGACACACAGTTTATTCAGAAGAGCAGGGCCACAAATTTGGTTCCAGTCCCGATGTCTAAAAGCAAATGCTATTGATTCACAGAAAGTCAGAGCCTCCAAGCTTTCTGCACACTTCCCACTGGCCACTCTTCAAGGCTCTCCCACAATCTAACATTAGAAGCTGCTCTGGCACCAgaccaaagagaaaaagagtggTTTCATCAACACTACAGTCCCAGTCACAGCCTCCAGAAACACAGCATAACCAAGTGGGCTGCACCGGTAGTAAAGGAAGGAGGAGacaaaagtgatttttcagGAGTTGACTCTCGTAAAGGTCTGTTTTGAGAAGGGGGCAGGGGGCATTCCTATGTTTTGGACTTCTCAGCCTTCAGTGCTCTAGCAATTCTCAACTGTTATTGCACAGTTAAGCTGCCTCACAGTCCATCTCATTTGAGGCATTCCTAGATATTACAAGCTGCCCCTTTCAAGGCTAGTGTCAGTCCCAGTGAGGCAATTTGTCCTGCCCTGTTATAAAAGAGGATGCTGGAAGAAGAGCCTATAtaacatatatgtatatataaactGTCTGCACCCAGAGAGCAAGTGGTTTCAGCCCCTGCTCTCTGGGCAACAGAAGGGCTAGAGAGGCTGCCAAGCTGCAACAAGCCGGTgtgaggaggagaaaggcacaagaaaagagcagctcttcagagaCTGCTGTCAAACATCTGGctggggaaaaggagaggagagctCAAATCCACTGCGTTCCTTGAGCCCCTGATGCATATGGAATGGGGAAGCCAGCGCTGCACCAGCCCCACTGGTGCATCCAGGAGGCAACCTGGCAACATCCTTTGGATCTTCAGCTGAGGGCGTCTCTGCTTGGAGGTATCCAGGGCACAGCTCGCGAGGACGGGGAAGGCTGCACAGAGTGCTTCTGTCCTgaaggcagggaggggaggaggaagaaatccAAGAGCGAGAACGCTAGACAAGTACAGCAGGCCTCATGCTTCCTTCAGTAAGGGAATATCTGAATGGTggggagagaaataaaacagaaaaaagtcaaaCTTCCATCATTCAACACACACCAGAAAAACTACTGTTGCAAGACAGGATCCCACTTCCATTATGTGATAATGCAGTACTCTTCCTGTCATTGTAGCATatcagaagggacctctgacGGGCCAACTTGCCTCTGCAAGCAGGACCATCACCACCCCCAGTCTTAAAAATCTCAGATGTCtagcccagcactgccctcctAGCAGGAAGTATTTTCCTAATGTCTGATCTGACTCCATCAAGTTACACTTTGTGTTTTACCAGAttaagcccagctccctcccaggACCCCAGCTACCTTGGCAAGCCTCCAACAGTGCCTGACAAGTTTCCCCACACCCCTCTTAAACAGGGAGTcccacaagaagaaaaaatatttccactaaAGCCTCAATGTTGTGCAGGGAAGGGTAAtatccttctttccttctttcccatgACCTCACCAAACTCTTAGTTTCTCAAAATATCTGAGACAAGAAGCTTCTTGCTGTGTCTGGGGTGGGTGAGGATACACAGATAACATCTGCCCTTATCCACcctgaagaaatgctgcaaCTTCCTTATCTTTGAACCATAAGCACAATCTTTATGGTCTTCTGCTGCACAGGGCAACCTGCTACTGTACAAGCTGCATCAGAGGCAATATGTGTTTCCAGGCAGTAACAGAACGTGACACAGTGCAGAGGTAACACACTGTAGTATCTCCACTGTGGACTTTTTTTGGTAAGCACCACTTTTGGGTTTCCACTGTTTACATACTGTAAGATTTAATGCCCATCTCAGGACATGTTGCCACTTCCATCCTTCAATGGAAATCTcctttaattgtttttattgcatGGCTTCTGGATGGCATTACTAAGGCTGTAGGGCTTGACACCACAGAAGGGAGTTCTACCCTGAGCTATCTACAAGACAGTTAAATGTTTTTGTCTAAAGACACAGCAGTCTCTACAGAAGCAATCTTAGGCTGCAGCTCCACACCAGCTCTGGCACTGTAAAGTAACTGCTTGAGGGCAGAACAGTGAGGTTAAGAACGCAAGATCCACTAACCATTAAAGAGACTTCCACCTCTGCTCTGTACAGTAAGTTCAAGCACATCCCTTGtgttttcatgtgttttctcacatgcctgggctgcagcaccacATGTACGGTGACAGTAAGCTGCTTACTAAAACCATCTTAAAATGAAGAAGCTTAAACACTACAAGGGGTTTGTATTTCAAGCATATCCTCCCACTTCCACCAGCTTGTTTTCCATAAGTGTAGCTATTTTACTGCCTTTGCACAATGATGCTTGAAGTTGGCATTTTTCCGCAAATCCTTTGCTGTGTCAAGACTGGGAAGCAGAACCCCGGCATACTCTTAAGAGTCTTATACAGTGCTCCTTGCCCAAGTCACATACCATCTGTGTATTCCTCAGAGGAAGTGAGTGATAAAAGGCTCTGTATGTCACTGCTTTCTGAATCTTGGACTTCTTTTTGTACAGGTCTACTGTTAGCCATACCAGCTACCCATGAAGAGGTAGCAGCCTGATGCACAAGAACAGTTTCAGAGCGCTGAGAGCCACTGGCTTCACACAGTCCAGAGTGTCCGGGGGCTTCATCTTCTCTATCAAGGCTACTGCGAACCTCTtggtcctgctgctgcatctctCTGGCTCCATtctgcccagctccctctgaCAGTACGATTTGCACCCGGGAGTCCGAGGGTGGAATGCAGTTCCCTGTGCTGCCATACACTGCTTCTTCATAGGATGGCAAGGCCACTTGGACACCATCCACCATGATAGAGACCTGATCTCCGGACACACCTTGGTCTCgcctcaaaaagaaaaaaaaaaaaaagacaaagaaggaaaagttgaGCAcgtatattttatatatacttttGTTACAAGAACACCAGTAGCCTCCCACCTCAACCACAGCAAAATTATGATGTTCACAAACATGAATGGTGGTTTACTGAAGTTAAACAAGCATGGCTTCGCAGCTCTACTGTGAATTGCCATACACACGATTAGGGGCTGTAATTTGAAGTGACTAAGGTTATACTGCCTCCCACCTCATGTGCCTCAATAGCTAAATCTGACAAAGATCATGACTCAGGGCCTCTGCTGTCACAGCCTGCAGATAAAGAAAACTCTGACCACTGTTGATTTCAGTTTGTTAcagtgctctgctctgaaaCACCAAGCACTGTATGTTCTGCTACCTATGATGCTGGTAAGATAACTGGCTGGCACAGGTGGGTCAGATAGCTCTTCAATTGTCACAGCATGGATCAACCTAGGTCAACGGATCACAGTCCTGAGACTGAATTTGTATTTGCCATAATGGTTTGgacttctgcagaaaaggacaaaCTCCTGTGCCTCTGAGCCTCCCTCACTGTTGGACAGCCACGTCTCTACTCTTATTTGCGAAGGATTATTTGTTGTGAAGGAGGACTCCACAGTGACGCTTTTGACATAAGCTGGCAGAAGTGTTACAGCTGAGTCCCTTCTCTCATCCACAAACCTAGGCCAGGAGGGTTCTCCTCCCTGTGCAGGGAACCAGGGCATATTTGCATATGTACATCATCAGCAATACTGGCAGGATTCAGGACCTCAGGATCACAAAGACAGACTTGGGGAGATGCGTATATACCCAGACATCTACTTCAGTAACTATCCATGGCTAGAAGAGGCAGGAGATCAATCAACAGTCGGATTTGTAACTTCTAACATTTAAGGCCatggaaaaagagcaaagaaaccACTAATTAGATGGCACAATAGAAAAGCGATTGCAGCTGGGTATCGCAGGCCACTGTTTCAGACTACTGCCAAAGGATCATGGGACAGAGGAGCAACTGATGTGAGGAACACAGCAGTGTGGGGCAGGACGTTCACACACAGGCACTGTAtttctgggaaaacagaagggaGGCAGTGAGGCCAGGCTTCTGCGAAACCCAGAGAGTCCTGTGCCTACACAGGTAGCTCAAAGCAGCAGGCAAAAAAGTCACAGCCATGTAGCTCTAGAGTGTATTAGAACAATAGCTTAGATATGACACAGATGTCATATGATATGActgcctctttctttcctgaaaattaGACTGTACTGTCACCAGCCCTTCACACCAACATGCCCTTTGTAATCTAAATGTAGGTTCTAGCCTACCTGAAGCTTCTGACTGAAAACAGCCTCTTGTGGGAATTGCCCCGACTCACAGGGCAGAAGTAGAGACACAGGTAAGTAAAATGAAGACCTAAACCAAGTACCTTTTTGAGTTTCTGCTGCAAAGAGACAGGATACCTTGGAGCCCATCTAAACCCCAGCTACACTTACCTGCTGTGATGGAATGACTTCAGCTTTGGctgcaacaaaacaaacagcacaacTAAGAGAAGAATCAGAGCGACAGAGCTCGCTGTGGAGGCTACTATGGATAGCGTGGGTACTCCAATTGCTGGCGGGGagtccttttctgcaaaatcaAGAGGAACACAAAATGATTCATTCTCTTAAATTACTGCTGTAGGGAACGAGTAACATTCACGTTGCCTTCTCTCAAGAGTTATACTTGGGTGCACAGATGAAGAGCCCAAGTTTCTCGTACAGTCAAGGCAGAGCAGTTATCTCCTTCAGAGGACAGTTCAGAGCTTAAAGTGTTCCCTCTCCATCAACTGTAAAggaaacatgaaacaaaatatgCAGATATAAGGGTACTTTGGATGAACATAtggcacacacagaaaaagaatgcaaGGTGGTCACATACAGACAGAGGGGGAGTGGTGGTAAGGGTCATGTTATATTTACATCTTGTTGAGCAACAcctaaaaaaaaacatcctgatGTCACCAGCAAGGTCTGTAATTGTCTTGCACAAAAAGCAGGATATTCTAAGGCCGAACAGTAGAAAAAACATCCAATTAATGGATTTTCTTGACTAATAAAACAGTTTCCCAAAGGAAGGGAGTGGAAGTCACCTGGCCTATTATTATTTAAGATACAGAAgtattccatttctttctcacGCACATACCACAGgaaatggagaaggaagggagCTGTTGCTTTAATAGGATAAGTTTTCAGTATTAGATACACATGCTCTGTCCACATTATCCCCTCTTGCCCTTTCCTCATCTCTGCTGTGTGAGTGTACAAGAAACAttttgacttttaaaggtccATGGCAAGACACAAATATATTAGGAGTTGGCAGAGAAGGGCCCGGAGCTGGCATAGCTGAGCACTGCATGTCATGCCTAGAATGTCACGCTAGTCCTTTCACCTCCCTCGAGCACATAATTGCCTGTATGTGCTGTCTCTGTCCTTAATTCATGTCTTCGGTAGATCTCTACACACCTCAGCACCCCATCAACAAGTACTACCATCCATTTCACATTCAGGAAATTCCTATCTATGCAATTCCACAATTTCTTTTTGCTACATTTATCACATTCTCCAGGATCAGTTCACAAACTGCAAAACACATTATCATATaaagatgaagaggaaaaagaacacaaaaacagaagaaaaaagctagAGGACCACTGTTTTTAAGCCTACAGCCTGAAAGCTATACCCAAAACAGGCATGTAATTGGGAACATCTGTTagcattttatcttctttcaggATTAAACTTATTCGTTCAACCGTTCTGAAAATTTTCTAGAAACAAGTTCAAAAGTAGCCTGAACTGTCCCCAAGTAAAAACTGCATCTagtacatttttccttctggcaAACAAGACTGAGTAAGCACTTCCATTTTCAAGATCATTCAGGGCACTATGAATACACTGACAGGGAGAAAGAGTAGGCAAAACGAGAGTGCTCTACTTTCAGAACTGACATACAGTTCTGCAAAACTGCTCACCACACAGGGCACAATTCAATACATCCAACATCTCAGATTCCAACAAGATGCTCACTAACTAATACAAGAAACTGCCAAAAGGCTGTGAGGCTAACAGGCtcagagatacagaaaataTCTGATAATTGCCAGGGATTTCATTTACTGTATATGGAACAAGTGAGATGTTACCCATTACCCATCATCTTAAGACCTACCCCCTTTCTCTCTACGATTTTCCTGCTCCTccctcctttttgttttgtggaagaGTCCTGTTAGTTAAACCTCAACTGACTCTGAGCAATTGTTTCAAAGCCTGTACTGTGAAAGCAATAGCTTTTTCACTTGGCCAGACTTTTGAAACCCCACACATTTTAAGGCCACCAAACCTACAGAATGCTAAAGAAATCTGAGGGACTGCTGCTCATCACAACACAATTCCTTTAGCCCTGAAGTAAACCAAGCGCCACTGTGCAAGAACACCATTCAGGGAGTTTCACTTGCAAAGCTTTTTTCTGCCGCCTGGGTGCAGCAAGGGGAAGGGGGATCACCATAGAAAGGAAGCCCGTGCTGAATTTGAAAAGCCTCTTCAGGATCTAATTGCTGGCAGGTGAACTCCCAGTCCTCTTTTCTTATACATCACAGGAAGGAGCTGTTAGAGTGGCTGTGACAGATACTGATAGTGTGTTTGGGTCAGGACAGGATGTTCCAGAGTTTTCAGATATGCAGCTAGCTCCAGAAAGGCCCTgaacatgcttttctttctccttctgagCTAACACATTCTCCTTTATGGATTACAAGATATAACCTCAGACTCCACATCTTGCTGACTCTGGATGACTGAGCAGTAAAACTCTAATAGCAGGACAAATGTGAAGAGTGGAAGGATTTTCTCTTTATCCAGTATGCATgctttaaaaccagaaaaacagtTGGTAGCTAGGAGCTATGCGATGAATATTTTCCTGCAAATCTTTTTACTTTTATGCTTTCATGGAGGAAATCCTGTTCAGCTGGGAAAGAcgcacaaaacaaaaactgccCGTGTCCATTTGGAGAGAATCAGCAATGTCCTTTCCTGCTAGTACAGTGAAAAGTAGCACCACGAAGCTCTCTGCCACAGGAGGCCAGCAGTTAGTTAATTTGCAAAAAAGGAGGTTGGCTCTGCGGACTGACATGCACGTACAGAAAGGTACACCACTGAAGGAGATGCACTGTCAAACCCACCAGGagcaaaaatggaaagcaggGAAAATGTTCCAGTTTCAAGGCCTCATCTGTTTCTGGGATGAGAGTTGCCAAAGTAAGATTCCACCTAAGTAACAAGTTACCTGCTTTATGCTACTTTCCATGggctttttctttgcatgaagGACTCTAGAGTTAGCATCTGATGGGCAGCTACACAAGAGGCATTTTTGATAAAGAGCTATGACTGTGAGCTGCATTTAGAAAATTGCTGGAGCAGTAAAGCACAGCAGTACGGGTTGCTTCAGCACAACATTGTATAAAGTGAATCTGAAATGCCAGTGTAAAGGCCAATGTAATTCTGAATG is from Numida meleagris isolate 19003 breed g44 Domestic line chromosome 6, NumMel1.0, whole genome shotgun sequence and encodes:
- the SUSD6 gene encoding sushi domain-containing protein 6 codes for the protein MCHGMVAPKSNTGSSLALTSHGLFLLLVIFGTFILEAQATGWLSKSKGPAYCPQPPQPENGGYKCHPSPCNDPLTSGSVIEYLCVEGYMLKGDYKYLTCKNGEWNPAMEVSCRLSPEKDSPPAIGVPTLSIVASTASSVALILLLVVLFVLLQPKLKSFHHSRRDQGVSGDQVSIMVDGVQVALPSYEEAVYGSTGNCIPPSDSRVQIVLSEGAGQNGAREMQQQDQEVRSSLDREDEAPGHSGLCEASGSQRSETVLVHQAATSSWVAGMANSRPVQKEVQDSESSDIQSLLSLTSSEEYTDDIPLLKEA